The following DNA comes from Musa acuminata AAA Group cultivar baxijiao chromosome BXJ1-4, Cavendish_Baxijiao_AAA, whole genome shotgun sequence.
CCGTTCTTCTTACAATcaaacttcttgaatcatgtgatctaATTGATATAGGTGATGATTCAAGCAAGGACTACTTGTTTGTATTATATCATCATCTTATAAAGTTATAACTTTCTATGCTACTCGTTACTTTTCCGGTTCCAAAtatattgttcatcaaactcaacatctcttaaCATCATAACTTTGTTTGtgataggattatagagtttgtagCTACTGGAATTCTCAGCATAACCTAACAAGATGTATTTTTAACTTTTATCCTTAAGTTTTATTCAATTTTCTTCAAGTATCTTAGCAAATACAACACTTtcaaaaattctcaaatgatTGACTTTTGATTTCTTTAATGTGGTGTAACATTATCAATTTATTTTGTTGATCCTTTAAGCAAATAAACTATACAAACAACATCTCAATTTtgaattcttctttcttttaacatgtatTAGACTATATTAATTAtaatcctattttttctttctgagaaACCATTTGGTTGAGGTGTGTATGATATGGTGAATTGATTTAatctttaaatattattaaattttttattatttcttaaaaaacttttaaatttatttgatatgtatttatCATCTCTATCTATTCTTAAATATTTAGTCTTACAACCACTTTATCTTTTAACTAAATccttaaatttttaaatttacttaaaatttttttattttcttttaacatataaacTTAAGTTATATCACTATGATCGGCGAAGATAAGAAAATACATGCTTTCTCTAAGTGATATTAGACTAAGTGCACCAGATCAAGTTAATATcatgtttttttgttcttttgactTTGAAAGACCTTTGTTCTTACTTGCCTATAacacatacttcacataattttgGTGAACAATCAACATTCCTATTACCATattatactttaataaagttttaaagcctcaaaatttaaatatgtatatctaggatatcataatatagaaatatcctcaatatcagttttaaaataatttgatcgaTCAAAAATATACAAATACaaaggaaacattctattcttcATCGTTTTTACATGtgagattaatattttattattataacgaATTAAAATAgttatatctttcatctcaatatcataatattttttaagtaattatctcaaacttagaatattatttttcatattaggaACATAATCAACATTTGAAATATATAATTCTTTACCATTATTGAATCGAAGAAAAATTTTGCCTGTACCTTTTGTTGGACTTTGAGATAGatcaccaaatgtaatgttcTCGGAATAACTTAtatcaattttaaaaaattatttttttgatacaACAAATATAATTTGAAGCTCCTCTATCTATATATCATGTCATAAACTGATattctttcaaattatcataagtcattaacaaaacttgattttcattcttttatttttcaacaaaatttgcctTGTCACCTTGATTActgggattataataacattcaaagTAGTGTctataccttttgcaaacatagcattATATTTCTTATCCTTTAAAATTTCTACCATATCCATGGCTTTTACCATAACCTCGAACTCTTTAACTAAAATTTTTCTATCACCTTCATTATTTTAAGATTCTTGATTGGTTTGATTTCTGCCGCCTTTTTCTTTTTGTCCACGACCTCTTCTCTTTGAGATCTTGATTCACCTTTGTTATCAAGAGTAAGCTTGATTTATAATACTTGCTCTatagttttttcttctctttttgtaataatttgttcatgaacttgaagagAACTTATAAGTCATTTTAAAGATATTTATTCCAAATATTTAAACTCTTCAATCACTATaacaataaaattaaattttagatctaaagattttaatattttattattattatttaattactgatttgtttactatttcgtctcatttgatgaacaatagaaattaTCTTTGAGAAGtactttaatataatttttcaaactcACCTCATAAAACTTATAGGCAAAGATTTTTTACCTTATCCACACTaccgaatattttttaaaatatttctcaagtctcttttgaagtatttgctgaagTGACAATCTCGAATATTATGTCATCAAGCTCTTGGTAAATCGTGAATAAAACTTTTTCCACTTTCTTCATTCTATCTTTGAATTGTTTTCGTGCTTCCATATTCATTACTCCTTCTAGACTTGGTTTAGCAAATTTATCTTCTACAAAGTCTAATATATATTGAGAGTCCAAAAGAATCTTCATTTAGATAcaacatatattataattttcttttgtcaaacgAAATATATGAAGTTGAATAATGTTTAAAGAAGAGGTCATGCTTAACCTAAGCTTTGAtatcaaataattaaaaaaaaaaaaaaactatcacaGGATGAAAGAGTAAGAGTAGTACAAGGACAAAATATTTCATGTTTCCctcaaaattatttataactttAAAAACTCTATATATTTCATAACCCAATGATATTTATATAGTCTTCAAAAAAATAGATTATGTATTGAAAATAAATCATTCATttccaaaaaaaatcaaatcaataGTTAATTTAATTTATCCAAATGTGTTTCTTCTCTTGAATGTAACCTCTCTCTTAAATATAATAAATCTCTTTATGATACCTTAAACCTGTTTAATGTATCTCTCAACCAGTTTAATTCCAACGTATCTCTCCCCCCACTTCGACTCTTTCGAGGCCCCTCCGGTCTCCCCCCACCCATTCCTCGGGACCTCAACATGGCGCCTCTCCTTGCTGATTGTGGCGGCCAATAACCTGATTCGGGGGTTTCTCCGGAGGAGGATAAGTCGGTCTCTTTGTTCTCTGTTTGTTCCTCCTCTCTTGCGGGATTTCTCTTTTCTTGGGAGTTTTCGCTTGCAATTTTGGTTCTTGCAAGCTCGTTTGATTGCTATCTGTTAAATATGTTGGTGGAATTCATGGAAAAATTCCTTTTTCCGATGGGTATTGGACGAGTCCAGCTCAATTTTGGAattttctttcatgttctttgcCACCACTCTGATGTGAGAAGGGTTCTCGTGACCTTACGGCAATCTAGATTTTCGTGTGAGGCAATAGTGGAAGAAGCACCATTTTTTTCATGAAAGCATCTTATTTTCAAACCCCCCTTTAGGAAATGTAGATGCACTGGCTGTGAAATACAATCTGTTCGTGTGTGCTTCGAATTTTCTGTCAAGAACTGTATCCCAAACTTTTTCTTGGCAATGTGCATCTAGTTCACTTCTCAAATGGGTTCCTTATGCTACTTAGATCTCCGAATCTTACAAATCAGGGTCATTTCCCTGGtttttacttgtttctaaagtcgCGTATTTTGTTCAAGTGCTCGAGTTTGCCAATGCTCAGTATTGCGGCTAATCACTGGCCAGTCGTCACTCTTCTTTCAATTTGATTTAAGTCTTTTGATTCCTCGAGTTTTCTTTGGTTATTCCTTTTATCTTGTTTTCAGACTCATCCTGTTTCATCCCGCAAATGAGGACTTCCTCTCGTAAGCTGGCAAGATCTGATTGTTTTAATGTGATGACATGCACTTTTCTTGCTTCTTAGCTCAAGAAATTCGATGACATGTTCTTTGAATTTTTTTCTTCCTGAAATGCCTCATTTCTTGATGAATTGCACCAACATTTTGGCATTAATTCTTCATCGTAGTTTCAGTCTGAAAAGCATTCTTCTTTAAGTGAGGTTTTATCATGGTATGATTATGTCTTCCTTGTTTTCTTAGGTTTCCTTTGCTCTTGGCAATATTAGTTGCCGCTCTTGCATTCAAGTGATAATAACACAAGCCTGGAGAAATTTGTTGATGATTCTTCTCATTAGATCTCTGTCAGAATACTTTAAATCGCATAAAATTTTCCCTCTTTATTCTTCATCTGAAGAAATATGAGGTCAGGTTCGAAGAAGGGTTGAAATTCCCTCATGCTTCTTTGGCTAGACAGGAGATCTTGCAGCCATTTTTGTATGTTTCCAAAGGTTTGGTCTGCCAGCCATACACCAGGAAATGCACTAGTTTATCTGAATGTATATGACTTGCCACCAATGAATGGTTTTATGTACTGGGCAGGCCTTGGGATATTTCACACCGGTGTTGAAGGTATTCTTTGCTGTTGCCTTTTTGGTTTAGATAAAGGATGCATTAAATAGATACATCAATGGTAAGACATCATTTTAATGTGCTTCTCTATGCTGAATTTGTTGTTTGAAACATGAATGGTGAAAATTCTTGCAACCAAATATGTCATCTATCCACCTGCATAGATTTTTGTTTAACTAGTTCCTGGATTTCTTTTTTGGACATGAAAATTTATTAAGAAAAATTCATACTTAATCCAAATCCTAATAGTTGTCAGGCAAGTTGATGCTTCGGTACTTCTGTACATTCCTTACATGCTGGTTGGATTGCTGCCTCCAAGTCAATATTGTAGGGCCAGAAATATCCTTGATTTCTTGAGTTTGTCTTAAAGTTCTTTAGATAATAGCATTTTTCTGTCAGGCatttataaattttgatgctCTTTATTGGTTCTTCCAGTTCATGGGGTGGAATATGTATTTGGAGCACATGACTATCCGAGTAGCGGAGTCTTTGAGGTTGAGCCTCGTCAGTGTCCAGGCTTCATGTTTAAGAAATCAATATTCATGGGTACGACATGCTTGGACTCATTGCAGGTTAGAGAGTTTATGGAACTTCAGTCCGTTAATTACAGTGGAGACACCTACCACTTGATCATGAAGAACTGCAACCATTTCTGCAAAGAAATCTGTCATAAGATGACCGGTAACTCCGATTCCAAAATGGGTGAACCAACTTGTATGCTTCTTTTTGTTTAAAGCATGAACAACTGTAGTTTCTGGAAGAATTGTATTCTGGTGATCATGAAGTAGTTCTGCAGTTTTCCTGCATCTGATGTTCCTGTTGCACAACTCAAAATATTGATAACCACTTCATGACTAtatttttttacatcaatgatattatcataaaaaaaagtatTAGAAGCCACTTCAAATATAGAGAGGAAAATGTTGATCCGATCATTATTGTTTCAGTTTCTTGCCAATGTATTTATAGCAAGGTCTGAAATATCGGTGCTTGTTCTGTAACCTAGAGTTCAGATTTATGGTTGGCTTGACCTTCATATATTTTTGGATGCACGTGGGAGATTTTAaaattaccaagttttgtaagaaTAGAATAACTGGATTCTATTGGGTGCTGGGACACTAGGCAATTATCTCTAGATACATCTTTAGAGAAATTTATTCTCTTGAATGTTAATCTCTGGTGATGAAGAAGATGGACATGTGTTAAGATTTGTTTGGTCTTACTTAGCATTTGTTCTATTAGTTCTCTTTCTTCTTGATTGCAATTTGGTAGACATCGAGTCAGATGATTGCCAGCAAGTATTTGAATGCATTATGAAACATGAACAATGTACATtagttctctttcttttttattttggttaTGGTGTCTTCTAGTTAAATGTTATGGAGAAGCAAATTTTGATTGTCTGTATGGATTGAGCTTCAACCTCCTCCCTAAGGGCACTGTTCACCGGCATTATAACCAAGATGAGTGAAATATCCTTTTCCATTTGTTTGTGGCAAGCAGTGTATCACTTCAACTTTGAtcattttgtgtagttttttcttATTCTAATTTGGCTATTGATCTTCCTGGACATATCAAATGCTATGGCAATATGCTTCTCTGCAGGTTCCCTTTGCAAATGCTGACTGCCTGATAACTGCTGTTCAGCATGACCCAGATTTCCAATCCGAGGATGGAGAGAGGAGGCAGCTGAGAACTGCTTTCAGTTGTCTATCCTCGATTTCTATGTGCCAGAGGCAGTTcactatttcttctcttttcttgacATCTCGTTTTAGAGGGTGCCTTTCACACTGGGAGTTAAGAAGGTCTAATGTCATTCCTTTGTAGGAAACCTGAAAATATCATCATCTGTTGACCGAGAAAGGTGTTGATCGAGAAAGGAGTTACAGTTCtgagctccttttttttttttggtggaaaAGCTTGTCACGAGTGTTGACCATAATATAGGAAGATGGATGTGATGTGAGCTTTGGCCTTGTTACATAAGTTCATCATCAATGAGAATTCTGCGGCAGAATGTTCGTTTGATGTCAATACTAAATGAAGGTATGATGCTTTCTGTTATTTGTTAGGTTGCACATTTGAACAGAGACTTCTGTAGCTTACATTAGCTGAGATTTCTTGTATTATCTTGTCACTACAATGCCCAAATTTTGGGTACTGCATACCTCCCTTTTCTCTGAAATACTAAAGCTTGATTAGCTTTCATGTTGTATTACTAACAATTTATTCATTGCTTAATATTTATTAATTCTTCAAAAATACTGAACTTCAATAAATTGAAATCATGAATGGTTCCTGTCATTTGCTTGAGTTGTGGCACGACAAATGGGGATTAAGATGATGAATTTCTGACTTATGCAATATGTTGATGAAAAATAAGATACAAGTATTCTGTGTTGCGAAAATAGGTCAGGATCTTTGTAGATGTCAGTACTGAACAAGCAAAATGCTCTGACTTAGTACACTTCTGCAAGGACAAGTCAAGATGCCATTGAATCTGTTGATCTATTCACTCTTGCTGTGTTACCATTCCATATGTTGATTCATTTTTGGAGAGCTGTTTCGAAGAATATGCTTGATGAATTTTATAGCATTTTTTAATAATCTTTTCCAGCTCTATGACATAATCTGAATTTCTTGCAACGGCGAGGATATCATCTTTTAACTTCTGACGACACTTTATTGCACCAATCTGTTGTTTccattatgttatttttattctttctgaTTATCCTGAAGTTATGACATTCGATATCATCTGCTTGCACTTAGCTCTTTAGGTAGTCACCTCTTTATCGCTTGGTTTGTAGGATTTTCGTTCTCTCTGTTCATTTTATCAATTGAATTTATAGCTTTTTCAGCATTTGGCAGTAAGCAATCTGTCATTTTAAACATGATTCTATTTTAATTTATGagggttttttgtttttgttgaggTAATCATACAAGCTGTTGTTTAAAGATAGGATGGATAAGTTTGCTTTTGAATCTTTACTCATGATTTCTAATAGGATCAAACTGGTAAGTTGAATTCACTCACTACATGGCATTGTTCCCATGAACTTGCTTTCTACTTTCATATGAGAGGGATTTGGTCCATGAGATGCAGGGTAGAGGAAGAAACATAATGGACAATGGACATTACAACAGCAGAGACAAGCAGCAGGGTTGGGTTTTCACACCACCACTACCACCACAAGGACTCCTCAAAAGCTGCAAGAAAGTGACAACCATGAGCAGCTTTTGGTTCGTTCTTCCCTCTCTTTCAACCCTCTTCATAGAAAGTCCTGCCATTTCTCATGTCTCTCTCATGTTCTTGGGAGATCAAACACCTACTTTGTGACTTTCTGGATAATAATAAGGCTTTACAGAACTAAATAGTTGCAGCATTATCCCCCTTTTTGCACATGCTACATCAATTGCTACATCAATCTTAATTTACAACTAGAGATTCACGTTGTTGAATCTACGAGGATTAATCACATATATGAATGACAGTGATTGCAATGATCTTTATATGCCATATGGATTAGTCCACTCCATCGTGTAGTTGTAGAAGTCATACTCGTCCAAGTAAGCAAGTTCAGCTTCTGCTTCCGTTCCGAACTCTCCATGTATTGGCTGCTGGCTCACGGCTGAGAAGGACGAGCCGAGGTTGCCTCCATTCACGCTCCACGAGAGCTTCCTGATCTCCTCTTCGGCTTCCAAAAGCTTCTCCTTCAGTCGTAACACCTGCCATCAGCATCACTGCCATGTCAGGTTTGCCGAAGGCTTCTACTGTACATTCTACAAGGAAGGAAGGCATCGACCAACCTCGTTCTCGAGGTGGCATTTCTCGACGACGACGCCTTCGTGTTCCAGCTTGAGCTTGAGGTAGGCCTCCTCCAGCTGCTTGTTCTTGTGCCTCGCCCGCCGGTTCTGAAACCAGACGGCCACCTGCTTCCCGTCGAGCCCGAGCTCGGCGGCGATGTGGGCTTTCCTCCCCGACGCCAGCTTCCTTTCGTCCCTAAAGCTCATCTCCAGGAACCTGACTTGCTCGTCACTCAGCCGCCTCTTCTTCGCGTCTCCCTTTACCTTCCTCCGCCGCAGCCGTCGCCGCCGCGTCCTTGTGTCGCCTACTGAAAAGATCACGTTAGCCTTTGCGAGGAATGGAAATGTCATGTGGTGGACTAACCTCGAGGCATTTGAGACCAGAGTTGGGATGCTAAGAGTGAAGCTTCGCTCATGTTGGCGTGAGTCACGAAGGAACAAAGACACTCTAATCTCTTGTAGTACGAGGGGGGTGGTGGGGAGGGAAAGAAAGACTCTACGGTGCATGCACCGGTTAAAGTTCCGGCTCTTATTTATAGGTAGGTGGGTGGTGGTGGACTCAAAGGCCCTCCGACGATTGGCTACGATGGCATGAATGCCATGGCTAAAAATGGGGAGAGGCGTACGTGGCGGTGAAGCCAAGTTGATAGAGTTCACTGTCGCCATAAAGCAACTTTGTTTGACGACATTGTTGACTCTGTAATGCCATTATACGGATCCACTGATTCAGACACTTACATGATCAATTCACATAGACAAAAACAACAGTACATGCATTATTATCGTAGCACGGAAACAAAACCCCAATCTCTTCCCTGTCGTAAAGAAGAAAGGCAGTGGCTTACGGCTGCAGTAAGGGCAAGAAGGACGGTGGCTTACGACTAGCAATAAAGAAGAAAGAGGTGTCACCATGGTCAAACAACTACACCAGAGAGTGCCTGCTAATAAACTAGATTGCGTGCAGTCCATCAAGAACAGTTTATTTTTTATAACGAATCACGAGGACTCAATAGTTATAACCCATATTAGAAATCGGTTTCTACTTGAATCAAATAGAAATCAATTAAAGACTTGCATTGGATATATCTAGCTAGCATTGGAGATGCCATGGCTATGAAGGCACATACATGTTTTGCCTAGTTAAGACGCTGAAACCGAGGAGATTCGTTGATTACGAGGAGGGTCATTTCAAGCACACCCATCGTAGACATAATTTACATGATTATGAAGCTGAAAGAAGTATTGCATCATATAATTTGCTAGTTAAAGCATGTCCAACGCAATGAGACACATTAGgtcgagccaattgggcccactcCCTAAAGGTTGGCGTGTCCTGAGAACAACGTTCCTCCTTCGTCCCCCTGCCTCTTAGTTGATCGTCTGGGTTAGTAGCAGATAAAGGTCAACCATATGCGTCTTCCCACAAAGTAGAAGCTTTTATATTCGTGGCTTGGTTTATCTGCACATGAGATTACATGGGGTTACAATGATCCTTTAAATTAGTATCTTGATAAGGATTGGTCTAACGAGGTAAATGGCTCATTAGGGTGAGCTTAAATGTGCCCCCATTAATGGTCGATGACATGTACTGATTAGAACAAGTGAAGTCAATTTGGagagggctaattatatattactcatgcgactaattatatattactcatGTAGTTAGCTGTTTTTAGTGTTTTAATCTCtatactttaaaattttatattaacatctttataattacaaaagtaaaatatctatGTTCATTTATTCAAACAACGTcagttttattaataaaaatatgaaaacaaaagataaaaatataacttTAACATTCAGTGGTGGATAATATCGATGGTGGTAGACGACGGTACTACTGGTGTCGATGCCGACATAGTTGTCTAGCCATCTCCTATGAGGATAAGTTCCGCTCTCACCACGACATCACTTGCCTCCATGAGGATTACGTCGTCAACCTCATTGTCGCTTTTCCTGCATCGCTCTGTAATTGTGTCAATGTCGACATAAATACAAAGTGATGCGAGGCAGACAATGATGAGGTCGGCGGCATGTTTCTCGTGAAGGAGGATGGTATCACGATAAGAGCGGACCTTATCATTGTCAGATGCGACCAAGCAATTGCGTCAACGTCGACACCAATAGTGCCATCGTCTACCATCGaatattcaaattatttttttaccttttgttttcatatttttattagtaaaactgATATCAGGTGGCATCACGATAAGAACGGACCTTATCATCGTCGGAGGCGACCAGGCAATTGCGTCAACGTCGACACCAACAGTGCCATCGTTTACCATCGaatattcaaattatttttttaccttttattttcatatttttattagtaaaactcATATcgttatgataaataaatttagacatttcacttttataaataaatatatagatatcaatatttttttttaaatcactaaacACATCTAACGACATCAATATATAAATAGCCCACTTAGAGAGCCCATAATAGGACCCGAGTCGTCTTCCATTTGATCTGTGTCAGTCGTCTGCAAAAAGATTCTGCATCTGATTCCTTGGGAAGGGTCCTTGTGTTTTCTTCACAAGCCAGTCTTAGAGTCGCTGTCGGCTTGCCTCTCCGAGACAGTGTCTATCCACAAGCCATCTCTGGCGGtcattgtgttcttcttctttccccTCTGCAAGACTAGCAATGCTCATCTTTAGCCTCACATGGAGGACTCCACCTTTACTGCACCGATCTCTAGCTGGCAGGATCAGCATTACTGTAAGTGGCATTATAGACTCATGGTAATGGAGCTATCCACACCTTTAGGCCTTTGGTGATCACTTCTCAGGAAATGTTCCGTTCCATAGATGCGTTGGAACGAGCCAAGATTTAGCAAATGGCCCGAAGGTCAGAAGAAGCCATGAGAGGAGGTGTCAGGGAGTGACTTGTAAAAGGTTCATCATAAGGTGGGTTCATCGTGCTCCGGCCATTATCCTCCTCATCTCTTGATGCCATGAGTTCCAGTATCCTTGGTGTGTGTGGATAAGGTTGACAGCAGCAACAGCTTTcttgtccctctctctctctctctcttcagccGCAACTGCGGAGTTGAGTGGGGATGATGTTGGTTCCCAAGCAAAATATTCCCTGCAATTTGGATTCGCAAGCGGAGAATATGGTGAAGATATCAAGGCAAGACCATGATGAACAGAGATTGCTCAACCTGGAAATGGACAGAGAAGGCGGACAGAATAGATCGGATCCACAGGACAGAGTGAAGACAACATGTTTTCCATGTCCACATCATGCTTACCACGAGCAAAGCAGATGTACTAAGTTAATCAAACGAGGGAGAGGCCAAAGCACTGTTCCTGTTTAGCTGAATAGAGATGTGCATGTTTTGCCTCGGATTCTTTCACATGCTCAAACCCCCTCTCTGGCTCAGATCGAGTGACTTGTAGCATACTCCTCGACCTTCTTATATAATTCTTCGTTCGAGTGAAAGATTCCAACTCATTTCAAGGATGTTCTGATCGCTTTGAAGTGTCGTGTCTTTTTATGCACATTGCCGGTGACATACTGGGGCAAGCAATGATCTCCCACTACGAACATGCGCCAGAGACGAAGCTAATTGGCATAGAGAGAGAAAGCCACAAGTATGATGAATTCAACATACTGCACTACCATGTCACTCCGCAACAGAGCACAATGCTTCCATGCTGTGTTCTTTGTCAAGTCACAAACCAGCTGCATGCATTCAAACCACAACCACGACTCAGTTATAGAAAAACCAGTACAACTTGGTAAGCTCGGCAATGCTTCTAAGCTTTCATAATCCAAAGAAAACATCTGTTGTTTTCCCAGTCAGTCAGCAACGTATCGTAGGCAGTGTCAAAAGCCGTTGGTCTTTGCCGGTGTACATATATACATTGTATGACTAGCAAGATACTACCTCTAGAACCTACTAATCCGATTTCTTCCGAGTTCCTACAGCCAAACTCTGCACTCAGCATGTTGTTGTACACGTAGCTATGGCCGTCGAAAGGCCTGGCACCAATCTGTTAGATTGAATGCGGCAGGGTCGTCCCCCGATCAATTGCAGATGGTCTTGAGCCTCTTTGCAGCCTGCACAAACCCTACGATTACCTGCAACTCATCCAATTGCTTTAGGGTACGCAAAAAGCAATCGGGTGTGAGATAATAGAGTCAAGCTCCTTTCGACTTCTCCACCGAATGCACTGGGTAGAAATGATGCATTTGATCATGTAAATTGTTCTCTTACCTGCGCCATGAAATGCCTCTGAACTACCTCAATTAATTGCTCTTTAGAGGGGTTAGGACTGGCATCCACCTGTTGCAGAAAAAGAAAGCATGATTACATCGAAAAGATGATAATTCTTTTCAATGTGGGAAATAATAGATACATTTACAATGAGGTTCATGGTTGAAATTGCAAATACAGGAATTATGAAGTATTTAACTTACAAGATTAAAGTGACGCCAATATCTCCACAGTGCTGTTGTTTCTAGCTTGCTCAAGTCAACTTTCTGCACCAACAACATGGTAGGTTTTTATCATGAGCAGCACTATGGACATGTAAAT
Coding sequences within:
- the LOC135648755 gene encoding deSI-like protein At4g17486 isoform X1; translated protein: MLLWLDRRSCSHFCMFPKVWSASHTPGNALVYLNVYDLPPMNGFMYWAGLGIFHTGVEVHGVEYVFGAHDYPSSGVFEVREFMELQSVNYSGDTYHLIMKNCNHFCKEICHKMTVKCYGEANFDCLYGLSFNLLPKGTVHRHYNQDE
- the LOC135648755 gene encoding deSI-like protein At4g17486 isoform X2; the encoded protein is MLLWLDRRSCSHFCMFPKVWSASHTPGNALVYLNVYDLPPMNGFMYWAGLGIFHTGVEVHGVEYVFGAHDYPSSGVFEVREFMELQSVNYSGDTYHLIMKNCNHFCKEICHKMTGSLCKC
- the LOC103981717 gene encoding homeobox-leucine zipper protein HOX14-like isoform X2, whose protein sequence is MSEASLLASQLWSQMPRGDTRTRRRRLRRRKVKGDAKKRRLSDEQVRFLEMSFRDERKLASGRKAHIAAELGLDGKQVAVWFQNRRARHKNKQLEEAYLKLKLEHEGVVVEKCHLENEVLRLKEKLLEAEEEIRKLSWSVNGGNLGSSFSAVSQQPIHGEFGTEAEAELAYLDEYDFYNYTMEWTNPYGI
- the LOC103981717 gene encoding homeobox-leucine zipper protein HOX14-like isoform X1, with the translated sequence MSEASLLASQLWSQMPRVGDTRTRRRRLRRRKVKGDAKKRRLSDEQVRFLEMSFRDERKLASGRKAHIAAELGLDGKQVAVWFQNRRARHKNKQLEEAYLKLKLEHEGVVVEKCHLENEVLRLKEKLLEAEEEIRKLSWSVNGGNLGSSFSAVSQQPIHGEFGTEAEAELAYLDEYDFYNYTMEWTNPYGI